In Pseudomonadota bacterium, the sequence AGCAAAACAGGCAAGGATACGTTGACTTCTGTGCTTGGCCCTCTGGGTAATGGATTCCATGTTAATCAGAGGGATGCATATTTGACAGTGGCCGGAGGAATCGGCATAGCAGGTATACATTTTCTGGTCAAAAGCCTGAAGGAAAAAGCATCAGTATTTTTTGGATGTTCCTCTCATATTGAGACAGCCCTTCTTGAAGATATAGCGAATTTAAATCCCATGGTCTCGACGCTTGACGGCTCATACGGATATAAAGGCAATGTTGTTGAGATGCTGAAAAATCATCTTGAAACCACCGAAAACATTGACCGGGAGATATTTGTATGTGGTCCTGAAGGGATGCTAAAAAACCTCAAAACATCAATTAACAAGAATAAAATATCCTGCCAGGCGCTTGTGGAAGAAAGGATGGCATGCGGACTTGGTCTCTGTTTCGGCTGTGTGAAAAAAACAATCGACGAAAATGAACCTTATAAGAGGGTATGCAAGGAGGGGCCTGTATTCGATTTATGGGAAATA encodes:
- a CDS encoding dihydroorotate dehydrogenase electron transfer subunit, yielding MVDTEAQIIENKNVVLDYFLLRLKPAKTMGKIMPGQFVMLKIPGNEVFLRRPFSIYDYDMGILTIMYKVVGKGTELLSKTGKDTLTSVLGPLGNGFHVNQRDAYLTVAGGIGIAGIHFLVKSLKEKASVFFGCSSHIETALLEDIANLNPMVSTLDGSYGYKGNVVEMLKNHLETTENIDREIFVCGPEGMLKNLKTSINKNKISCQALVEERMACGLGLCFGCVKKTIDENEPYKRVCKEGPVFDLWEISL